The Micropterus dolomieu isolate WLL.071019.BEF.003 ecotype Adirondacks linkage group LG22, ASM2129224v1, whole genome shotgun sequence genome contains a region encoding:
- the rabl2 gene encoding RAB, member of RAS oncogene family-like 2, whose translation MAGDGGSIPELDQKKYDADEQVKIICLGDSAVGKSKLMERFLMDEYRPQQLSTYALTLYKHTATVGNKTVAVDFWDTAGQERFQSMHPSYYHKAHACIMVFDVQRKITYKNLGNWYKELREYRPEIPCCVVANKIDADLKITQRSFNFAKKQGLPFYFVSAADGTNVVKMFREMIKRAVDYKQNPSDFMDEVMQELENFDLEKKEDNSEADEDGLKAESPELVS comes from the exons atggCTGGCGACGGTGGCAGCATCCCTGAACTGGACCAAAAGAAGTACGATGCAGACGAACAAGTGAAGATCATCTGTCTGGGAGACAGCGCAGTTGGTAAATCTAA gcTCATGGAGAGGTTTCTCATGGACGAATA TCGTCCACAGCAGTTGTCAACCTATGCTTTGACtctctacaaacacacagccacagTAGGAAACAAGACAGTAGCAGTCG ATTTCTGGGACACCGCTGGTCAGGAGAGATTTCAGAGCATGCATCCCTCATACTACCACAAAGCACATGCATGCATCATG GTTTTTGATGTTCAAAGGAAGATCACATATAAGAATCTGGGCAACTGGTATAAGGAGTTGAGAGAGTACAGACCAGAGATACCCTGCTGTGTGGTGGCCAACAAAATCGATG CTGATTTGAAGATAACACAAAGAAGCTTTAACTTTGCAAAGAAGCAAGGACTCCCATTTTACTTTGTATCAGCAGCTGATGGTACTAATGTAGTTAAG ATGTTCAGAGAGATGATCAAGAGGGCAGTGGACTACAAGCAAAACCCCAGCGACTTCATGGATGAAGTGATGCAAGAATTAGAG AACTTTGACCTGGAGAAGAAGGAAGATAACTCAGAAGCAGATGAAGACGGCTTGAAAGCAGAGAGTCCTGAGTTGGTGTCATAG